Proteins encoded in a region of the Candidatus Korarchaeota archaeon NZ13-K genome:
- the dcd gene encoding dCTP deaminase: MLLPDRAIRSLIEEGRLSIIPLYEDSIRENGVDMRIGPEIAFPIVRGEVIDPTEDDPSLHFTVRRIPEDGIIVPGNTSILLVTEEYVRMPDDVAALCGLRSSIARWGFIAAPTLVDAGFEGQLTIEVMWTRPAPVKLYRGLRFLHVVFFRTEGRVEIPYSGAYQGQRGVTLPKKLEKP; the protein is encoded by the coding sequence ATGCTGTTACCCGACAGGGCGATAAGGTCTTTGATAGAGGAGGGAAGGCTATCCATAATCCCGCTCTACGAGGACTCCATAAGGGAGAACGGGGTTGACATGAGGATAGGTCCGGAGATAGCCTTTCCCATAGTCAGGGGTGAGGTGATAGATCCGACGGAGGATGATCCCTCTCTCCACTTCACAGTGAGGAGGATACCCGAGGATGGGATAATAGTGCCGGGGAACACATCAATCCTCCTCGTCACGGAGGAGTACGTCAGGATGCCGGACGACGTGGCTGCCCTCTGCGGGCTGAGGAGCTCCATAGCGAGATGGGGCTTCATAGCGGCCCCCACACTAGTGGATGCCGGTTTCGAGGGACAGCTGACCATAGAGGTCATGTGGACCAGGCCGGCCCCAGTTAAGCTCTACAGGGGATTGAGGTTCCTTCACGTGGTTTTCTTCCGGACGGAGGGGAGGGTTGAGATACCCTATTCAGGAGCCTATCAGGGACAGAGAGGAGTTACCTTGCCCAAGAAACTGGAAAAACCGTAG
- a CDS encoding aspartate kinase produces the protein MVVKRVVVKLGGSVLSSPEDFIRAAEVVKRDFEAGNEMVLVVSAMKGQTDSLIEMARRVRASGEMLDAVAGLGEVLSARLMAAALESLGVPSVAVDPCSPLWPIYTDGSHGDANPDMHMTCGAVISNIAPLIGKKVPVICGYIGRTKEGKLTTLGRGGSDTTAVVLASCLKADEVILVKDSKGIMSADPKLIDKAVSISKLDAEEALALSMGGAKVLHHKALRYMSPALRIRVVSIEEGSFTRGGTIVEGHIPELRVDVHDRPVCMLTLILNGDYPEVRLGGLISESKLDRAMILYLDSSPEEAVRELHDLVERGVVKAISVKKDLAMVKVWGGSIEEIPGVISKVSEPLSSMGINIYGLQTVHNKIAIFLDWDKRELAASELRSILG, from the coding sequence ATGGTGGTGAAGAGGGTCGTGGTGAAGCTGGGGGGCTCGGTCCTCTCATCGCCAGAGGACTTCATAAGAGCGGCCGAGGTGGTCAAGCGGGACTTCGAAGCCGGAAACGAAATGGTCCTGGTGGTCTCAGCGATGAAGGGACAGACGGACAGCCTGATAGAGATGGCCAGGAGGGTGAGAGCGTCTGGGGAGATGCTCGATGCCGTGGCCGGGCTCGGTGAGGTGCTATCGGCCCGGCTGATGGCGGCGGCCCTGGAGTCGCTCGGAGTTCCCTCCGTCGCCGTGGACCCCTGCTCGCCTCTATGGCCGATTTACACGGATGGAAGCCACGGGGATGCCAATCCAGATATGCATATGACCTGCGGGGCTGTGATCTCAAACATAGCGCCTCTAATTGGGAAGAAGGTTCCCGTGATCTGCGGCTACATAGGCAGGACCAAGGAGGGTAAGCTCACCACTCTGGGGAGGGGCGGGAGCGATACGACGGCCGTCGTCCTAGCTAGCTGCCTGAAGGCCGATGAGGTGATCTTGGTTAAGGATTCTAAGGGGATAATGAGCGCCGACCCCAAGCTAATAGACAAGGCTGTGAGCATCAGCAAGCTGGACGCTGAGGAGGCCCTCGCCCTTTCCATGGGAGGAGCGAAGGTGCTGCACCATAAGGCGTTGCGTTACATGAGCCCGGCGCTGAGGATAAGGGTCGTCTCGATTGAGGAGGGGAGCTTCACCAGGGGTGGAACCATAGTTGAGGGTCACATCCCGGAGCTCAGGGTCGATGTTCACGATAGGCCCGTGTGCATGCTTACCCTCATCCTGAACGGAGATTACCCTGAGGTGAGGTTGGGAGGCCTCATCTCGGAGAGCAAGTTGGATAGGGCCATGATACTCTACTTGGACAGCTCTCCTGAGGAGGCCGTGAGGGAGCTTCATGATCTTGTCGAGAGAGGTGTCGTTAAGGCGATATCTGTCAAGAAGGATCTGGCCATGGTTAAGGTGTGGGGTGGGTCGATAGAGGAGATACCCGGGGTTATAAGCAAGGTGTCCGAGCCCTTGTCATCGATGGGGATTAACATATATGGGTTGCAGACCGTTCACAACAAGATAGCTATCTTCCTGGACTGGGATAAGAGAGAGCTAGCAGCCAGCGAGCTCAGATCCATCCTGGGGTGA
- the asd gene encoding aspartate-semialdehyde dehydrogenase — protein sequence MSGLKVALLGGTGVVGQRFVQMLERHPWFELTTITGRTSVGKRYRDAVNWLLGGDVPDYVRDLTIVETDLRNLKGVDLVFSALPSGEAAEIERELMSSGIPLVSNASFLRMDPIVPLVVPEVNRDHLSLIEEQERRGLGPAAASPNCTTTMIVIPLKPLHERYGIRRIDIASYQAVSGAGYPGVPSYDIIDNLIPFISGEEEKVERESKKILGRVEGNSIRQADFDVQATCVRVPVRDGHTVAVHAEFEEEVEVDEAIRILESFDPGEGIRRLPSSPERVILVRREEDRPQPRYDRLNGNGMSVTVGRVRRGANERNLLFLTHGHNTIRGAAGGAILLAELMRSEGII from the coding sequence GTGAGCGGCTTGAAGGTGGCTCTGCTGGGCGGCACGGGGGTCGTTGGCCAGAGGTTCGTTCAGATGCTCGAGCGGCACCCCTGGTTTGAGCTAACCACGATAACTGGGAGGACGAGCGTCGGTAAGAGGTATCGAGATGCGGTGAATTGGTTGCTCGGGGGAGATGTGCCCGATTACGTGAGGGATCTGACGATAGTGGAGACGGATCTGAGGAACCTGAAGGGGGTGGATCTCGTGTTCTCAGCCCTTCCATCAGGAGAGGCGGCCGAGATAGAGAGGGAGTTGATGAGCTCGGGGATACCGCTGGTCAGCAATGCCAGCTTCCTTAGGATGGATCCAATCGTTCCACTGGTCGTTCCTGAGGTTAACAGGGATCACCTCTCGCTGATAGAGGAGCAGGAGAGGAGGGGGTTGGGACCGGCTGCCGCGAGTCCGAACTGCACGACGACTATGATAGTCATACCCCTGAAGCCCCTTCATGAGAGGTACGGGATAAGGAGGATCGACATAGCAAGCTATCAGGCGGTATCCGGCGCTGGCTATCCGGGAGTTCCATCCTATGACATCATAGACAACCTGATACCCTTCATAAGCGGGGAGGAGGAGAAGGTGGAGAGGGAGTCCAAGAAGATACTGGGGAGGGTCGAGGGGAATTCCATCAGGCAGGCGGATTTCGACGTTCAAGCGACCTGCGTGAGGGTTCCCGTGAGGGATGGACATACAGTGGCCGTTCACGCAGAGTTCGAGGAGGAGGTGGAAGTGGATGAGGCCATCAGGATTCTGGAGAGCTTCGATCCCGGAGAGGGGATAAGAAGACTTCCTTCCTCACCGGAGAGGGTCATATTGGTGAGGAGGGAGGAGGACAGGCCCCAGCCCAGGTACGACAGGCTTAACGGAAACGGCATGAGTGTGACGGTCGGCAGGGTGAGGAGAGGTGCCAATGAGAGGAATCTGCTGTTCTTGACTCACGGTCATAACACGATAAGGGGCGCGGCTGGCGGCGCCATACTTTTGGCGGAGCTCATGCGCTCCGAGGGGATCATCTGA